From the Halodesulfovibrio sp. genome, one window contains:
- a CDS encoding YkgJ family cysteine cluster protein, translated as MKEAFDCQMCGHCCEGEGGIIVSPTDLVRITEHLQMSAEEFTEKYGEVKDGKLRIRVGEDNYCIFFVQSKGCGVHIAKPDICRAWPYFRGNIVDSESWEMAKDFCPGIRRDVSHDEFAAQGRDYLREHNLLASDKHCEARALILDDE; from the coding sequence ATGAAAGAAGCATTTGATTGCCAGATGTGTGGACATTGTTGTGAAGGTGAGGGCGGTATTATTGTCAGCCCGACAGACCTTGTTCGCATTACCGAACACTTACAGATGTCTGCCGAAGAATTTACAGAAAAATATGGCGAAGTAAAAGACGGCAAACTAAGAATTCGTGTAGGTGAAGATAACTACTGTATATTCTTTGTACAATCTAAAGGCTGCGGCGTACATATTGCTAAGCCGGATATTTGTCGTGCATGGCCGTATTTCCGTGGTAACATTGTTGATTCGGAGTCTTGGGAAATGGCTAAAGACTTTTGCCCGGGCATCCGAAGAGATGTAAGCCATGATGAATTTGCAGCGCAAGGTCGAGACTATTTGCGCGAACATAATTTGCTTGCCAGTGACAAACACTGTGAGGCTCGTGCTCTTATCTTAGATGATGAATAA